A window from Chitinophaga filiformis encodes these proteins:
- a CDS encoding DUF4870 domain-containing protein: MTNRTMAIVAYITIIGWVVAYLSYRKSDDKSPLVRYHLTQSIGIILFSIVLSIVSGILVGILPSLATLFYIISLCPFVLMLMGIITASNEAQRPIPLIGKLVEGKFNL, from the coding sequence ATGACGAACCGCACGATGGCCATAGTTGCCTATATTACTATTATCGGATGGGTGGTTGCCTATCTGTCATATCGTAAGTCCGACGATAAAAGTCCGCTGGTGAGATATCATCTTACCCAATCAATTGGTATTATTCTTTTTTCTATAGTATTAAGTATCGTTAGCGGTATACTGGTAGGAATACTGCCTTCACTGGCCACCCTGTTCTATATTATTTCGCTGTGCCCGTTTGTATTGATGCTGATGGGAATCATAACAGCGTCCAACGAGGCGCAGCGCCCTATACCATTGATTGGTAAGTTGGTAGAGGGGAAGTTCAACCTATAA
- a CDS encoding helix-turn-helix transcriptional regulator, with the protein MNYYTIAPPVKLAEYVQFFWVLEGSATPVNPFFHRVMAESSPEWIFYCKGQFESPEGQRTPLSCLSGQLQDFKKLYTSNDFCLFGIYLFPYAIPGIFGLPAHALSDQTVDTGTLLGREGQLLEQKIFAAADHMQRATIISQFILQRLAKSRETDSAVFTSIRQILFSSAALSIPALADSCCLSRRQFERRFVHYAGYSPKHFQRIARFNAVIKGFDKRPGSLTEMAYNCGYYDQSHFIHDFRLFSGYNPKAFFKNQKDAIDYRAFEEFNSWSED; encoded by the coding sequence ATGAACTATTACACGATTGCACCTCCGGTTAAACTTGCAGAATACGTTCAGTTCTTTTGGGTACTGGAAGGTTCGGCTACGCCCGTAAATCCCTTCTTTCACCGCGTCATGGCAGAGAGCTCACCTGAATGGATATTTTACTGCAAAGGGCAATTCGAGAGCCCTGAGGGGCAAAGAACTCCGCTTTCATGTCTATCCGGACAGCTGCAGGACTTTAAAAAATTGTACACTTCAAACGATTTCTGTCTGTTCGGTATATACCTTTTCCCTTATGCAATTCCGGGTATTTTTGGCTTACCGGCGCATGCATTGAGCGATCAGACAGTTGATACAGGCACTTTGCTGGGCAGGGAAGGGCAGTTACTTGAGCAGAAAATCTTCGCAGCTGCCGATCACATGCAGCGGGCAACAATCATTTCACAATTCATTTTGCAGCGCTTGGCGAAGAGCAGGGAGACGGATAGCGCTGTTTTTACTTCTATCAGGCAAATATTATTTTCATCTGCTGCGTTGTCTATTCCGGCACTGGCTGATAGTTGTTGTTTGTCCCGCAGACAGTTTGAAAGAAGATTTGTTCACTATGCCGGGTACAGCCCCAAACACTTCCAGCGAATTGCCCGGTTCAATGCTGTCATAAAAGGATTTGACAAGAGGCCGGGATCGCTCACCGAAATGGCATATAACTGCGGCTACTACGACCAGTCTCATTTTATCCATGATTTTCGCTTATTCTCCGGGTATAATCCCAAAGCGTTCTTCAAAAATCAAAAGGACGCGATTGATTACCGTGCTTTTGAAGAATTCAACTCCTGGTCGGAAGACTGA